TAGCCTGTAGAACCTTCCTTCCGCCTTTTCCCCCGTCCCTAACTTTTCTGTGTAGGTCATTGAGACGAGGAGGCCCATCAAGGGAGACCCCTACCAAGAAACCATGCTGTTTGAAAAATCTTGCCCACTTTTCATCAAGAAGCATACCGTTGGTCTGGAAGGCATAGGATACTTGGGAGTCCTCCCTCTTGGTTGAAGCAACTTTACTCACAAAGTATTCAAAGAAAGGAAGCCCCGCCAGAGAGGGTTCTCCCCCTTGAAATACAAAGGAACAATGTTTTGCTGTTTCCAAGCACTTAGTGATGATTGCATCTGCCACGGCGTGACTCATCAATGGACGAATACCCGCCACGCGGGTATCTGCCTCATCAAAATAGAAGCAGTAGTCACAGCGAAGATTGCACGCAGCTGAGGCTGGCTTGATCATCATGGTAAGGTGGGCTCTGCGTGTATCCATTGGTTATTGTATAGCGGGTTATGCAATTCTAGGCAAGTAACCGTTAGCAACTATCAATTCTACTAAGCCGATACCTGCGTCCTTCCTATCTCCCTCTGCTATCAAGAAAGACTCACAAACCATCTGAGAGAGGAGATCATAGGCTCGGCTTCTATTTACCTCCAGCAAAATACACACCTGTTTGTTGGTGATAAAATCTACTGTTTCTAAAAATGTGAGTATCTTTTGTCGTTGCTGTTGTGCCTTATCACCGGTATTTGGTTTTATCACCGGTTTATTGAGATTATCGCAGGTATTATCATCTTTATCACCGGCAAGTAATGCATCTTCTAGTAGAATACGCGACCTTTCCATTTCTCATGAGTAGGAAATCGTGGAACAAGATCGCGGTGGCCTACTTACCATCCGTTTTGTCCGTAATTGCTTGCGGAATTCCGTAGGGGAAACATAATGAAACTCCTTGAAGGCCTTGGAGAAGGCCAGCTCATCATCAAACCCTACACAATGGGCTACTTCTCCAATGTTCATATACTTCGAGACCAAGAGACTGGCTGCATGTTCCATACGTACCGTATCAAGAAACTGTTTCGGAGAAACTTTGTAAACTTCCTTGAAACAGGAATAGAGGTAGTTTCTGCTGATGCCTATCTCATTAGCCAGGTCTTGGATTTTTATGGATTCTGCAAAATTCTCCATAATGTAGTGATACACTTTCCTCGCATACTGCGCAGACTGCAAGTTGCTTTCGCTCCCGATAACTCCTTGCGCTTGATAATCCTCAATCAGATGGGCAATAAAGTGAAAAAAACATCCGTTTCTACGTAACTCGTTGGTAAACGTAAGATGATAAGTCTCAATCATACCTTCAATATCATGCTTGAGGATGCTCTCATTCCCTACACTTCTCACCGGATGCTCAAAGGAGAATCCTGCCATAGCCATACTCTCCTCCGACATCAAGCCGGAAAAGCCTACCCACATATAGGTCCATGGGTCATGCCGGTCAGCCGTGTACTGAGCAGAAATCCCAGCAGGAATTAAAAATGCTTGGTGTTCTCCCAGAACATACTCTTTTCCTTGTATCTTCAGGACGCCCTTCCCGCTGCTGATGATATGGATGAAACTCGTATCCCTGATCTCGGGACCATTGTTGTGTAAGGGAGAACACTGTTGGATACCGCAGTAGGAGAGAGCAAGGTCAATGGCAGACTTCTTCAAGCCATCCAACCCTACAAAACGGGCAGCTTTTATCAGAAGTTCATTCTCTGGCATAGTCCCTCCTCTCCTACCTAGTATACACCAAGATTCCTTTTGTCTTGAAATTTATGTATCAAGAAAGGCAAAACCCTAGCGATACAACTCCATGAATGTTCCATGAGCTTCAATCATCTCATCACACATTTTGACAATATCATCAATTGAAAGCTCTGCAGCAGTATGAGGATCCAGCATGGCAGCATGATAGATTGCTTCCTTCCGCTTGCTTACAGCAGCTTCGATTGTCAACAGCTGAACGTTGATATTTGTCATGTTCATCGCAGCAAGCTGAACCGGCAGAGGCCCTATATGACAGGGATTCACCCCATTTCCATCAATCAGGCAGGGTACTTCGACACAAGCTTCAACGGGAAGATTATCGATTAAGTGTGTATTAAGAACATTCCCGTTTATCTTGTACGGTATATCGGTTACCACAGCCTCCATAATATGTGAAGCATATTCTAGTGATCGCTTGTGAGTTATGGTTGCCTTGTTGAAAATCCGTTTTTTCTCCTCAGCCCAATCTGCTATCTGGGAAACACAACGCCGCGGATATTCATCCAGTGGGATGTTGTAGTCCTCTATCAGGCCAGGGTATGCCTTCTTAATGAAGAATGGGTTGTACTCTGCATTATGCTCGCTAGACTCAGTACAGTAGTACCCGAAGTATTTTATATACTCATAGCGAACCATGTCATCATGCTTTTCTGCCTGATTCTTTCTCAACGCACGCTTCTTGATTTCAGGATAAAGATCATTGCCTTCCCTGTCATGCAGGCTTAGTAACCAAGCCATATGGTTGATTCCTGCAATCGTCTCTACACGTCCCTCTAGCTTGTCCTCCATGCCAAGCCCTTTAAGAAGTGTCTCTGAGCAGACCTGTACACTGTGACAGAGCCCAACATTCTTTACTCCCGTATAGCGTTGCATATAGCCACTGAGCATGGCCATCGGATTCGAATAATTTAAAAGCAGGGCATCAGGGCAAACCTCTTCAATCGCTTTGGCAAACTCATTCATGACGGGAATGGTTCTCAAGGCACGCATAATTCCACCGATGCCCAAGGTATCTGCAATAGTCTGGTGGAGACCGTATTTCTTGGGAATCTCAAAATCAATGACCGTGCTTGGCTCATACCCCCCAACCTGTATAGCGTTGACGATGAAGCGCGCTCCCTTGAGCGCTGAACGTAAGTTCTCCAGCCCAGGATAGACTACAATCTTAGCCCTTCCCCGATTGATACTCTGGTTCATTGCTTCCAGAATGGCTCGGGATTCCTCCAAACGTTTTGGATCAATGTCATACAATGCCATTTCTGCTTCTTGCAGTACCGGTGTACCAAGACAATCCCCCAACACGTTACGTGCAAACACCGTGCTACCAGCCCCCAAAAATGTAATCTTCATCCTATTTCTCCCTTATATATGGATTTACATCCAAGCAAATATATATACAGGCTATCTCATTCAATAGCTTGACAGATTCCGTGAACTATTGACTATCACTTACAGCTTTCCTCCCGATGTTGCGATACCTTCGATGAATTGCTTTTGGAAGATAAAGTACAGGACAATCATCGGTACGCATGCAATCAGGGATGCTGCCATCAGCTCAGGATAATTGGAGACATATTGTCCTTTCATCTTTGCTAACGCTGAAGCCAAAACCAGCGAATCTTTGGATGTATTTACAATCATTGGCCACATTAAATCCTTGTAGGCAAATACAGCCGTGAATACACTCAAAGCAACCATACAGGATTTGGTCAATGGTGCAAGAATAAACAGGAATGTCTTACCGATAGACAGGCCATCAAGCTTGGCAGCTTCTTCCAAATCTTTAGGAAGTATCTTATACGCCTGACGCATCAGGAATGTGCCGAAAGCAGTTACCAATCCGGGAAATACCAGAGCAAAGATAGTATTGGTCATTCCCATCATGCTGATCATCTGATACTGGGGAATAATAAATATCTGGGGAGGTATCATCATCTGTACCAGTACCAAAGAAAAAGCAAGGTTAGAACCCCAGAAACGTAATCGCCCAAATGCAAATCCAGCCATGCTTGCCGTCACGATTGCACATAATATCCTGAAGGCAATCATAAGCAACGTATTCTTGTACAGGTTCAGAAAATTATTGGTGGTAAAGACCCTTGTAAAGGCTTCCATACGGAGCTCAGAGGGAAAGAAAACAAATGGATCAAGTTGCACAGCCTCACCGACGGTCTTGAACGAGGTGAGAATCATCCAGAGAAAAGGAACAATCATGACAAGCGAAACAATAATCAGCACGCCATGCATGATAATTGTGGAAGGTAATGATTTTCTTCGCATGACGTACTCCTAATTATAGTGCACCCACTTTCTCTGGGCTATCATTTGCAATGCTGTGATGAGCATGATTATCAGAAGCAATACCACCACGATGGTGGATCCATACCCCAAGTCTCTTTCAACGAATGAGGATTCGTAAAACAGGAAGACCAAGGACTGTGTTTTATAGAGTGCGGGGTTGGATCGTTCCATCACCATGAAAATGGTATCAAACACCTGCATGGCAGCTATCATCCTGGTTACAATGACAAAGAACAGGATGGGACTAATCATAGGGACCGTTATGTGGAGGAAGCTTTGCACTGCACTTGCACCGTCCAAGTCAGCCGCCTCGTAATAATCTTTTGGAACCTCCTGCAATCCAGCGAGGAAGAGGATCATATTATATCCGATATCGGACCAGATACCGATGATTGCAATGGAAAATACTGCAATACTTGGATTTGATATCCAGTTGATATCCAGATTAAACAGGTTGTTGATCAATCCAAACTCTGAGTTGTACAACCAGCGCCATACCATTGCGATTGCCGCTGGGGCTACCACCATCGGCATGAAGTAAATCGTCCGATATACAGATCTGCCTATAATTTTCCTATTCAACATGACAGCAAGTACCAAGGCAATGAAAACAGAAAAAGGCACCTGTGCGATGGTGTACTTGAGTGTATTGATAATTGACTGGAGCACAGCTTCATCTGAGAACAGTTTCTGGAAGTTCTTGAATCCAATAAAAATATTCCCTCTCCCAAAATCACCTGTCTTATGGAAACTTTGGTAGATGGTAGCAATCATGGGGATAATATTTAGAACCAGTAATCCGATCACCGTGGGAAGGATCAAGGCCCAACCCCAAAAAAAAGTGTTCGTGGCTGTTGCTGAGCGTAATGAACGATGTTTCATACACGTATCCCTTACAGTATCCCGGGTAGGAGCAATTACCTACCCGGGTTTTCTTTCTGTGAATTCTACTCCTCAGCAAGAATCTCATTCATCTGTCTTGCAGCTTCCTTACATCCAGCTTCCATGGTCATCTCCTTGGACCATACCTTCAGCATGACATCAAGTACTGCATTCTCCCACTTCACAGTATTCCGTGAGAAGGGACGAATAACCATGTCATCCTGCATGTTCAGGTACGCCTGAAGATTGAACTGGGGAACACTGTTCTTCCACTTCTCACTGGTGTCCTTGTATGCAGACATGGTGATACCGAGCTCTGCCTGTTTGAGTTGTCCTTCCTCAGACCCGAAGTACTCAACCAGTTTCCATGCATCATCGGCACGAGGAGTATCAGCTGAGATTGCCCAACCAAGACCATTATAGATTGACGCTCTGCGTCCGGTTTTCTTATTCAACGGAAGCATGGCAACATCACAGTTGTTATAGCTGTACTCATTATCACGGAAGGCAGCGACCATCCATGAACCTTGCATAGTCATGGCCGTCTTTCCTGACTGCAGCAGTACATCCTCACCACTCTCACTCATGACATGCTGAGGAGGCATCAGATCTTCATTAATCATCTTCTCCATCCATTTCATCGCCTCAATGGTATTCGGATGATCCATGCCTGACTTGGTCTTGTCTTCAGAGATTACATATCCGTTATTGCTGTAAATCAGATTGTACCACCCTGCTTGGTTGTTTGAGTTCACATTGGTAAACCCATAGACAGATCCATCAGCCTTTGTCAATTTCTTTGCAGCTTCGTATAGATCGTCCCAGGTCCAGTTCTCATCAGGATAGGCAACTCCTGCTTCATCAAACAATGTCTTATTATACCAGAGTGCAATGGTATCGATATCCTTGGGAACCGCATAATACTTCTTGTTATAGGTATACAAACTCCAGATATCCTCGGGGTAATTGCTTGGATCGATGAGGGAGCTCTTTGCGATTCTGTCGGTTACATCGAGCAACATGTCGTTGGACATATAGCGCTGGGATTCATTGGAGTGCATCCAGAATACATCAGGAAGAGACCCGCCCTGTGCTCCTGCGGAGAGCAGTGTCCAGTAGTTGTTCCAATCAACAACTTGTACCTCAGCTTTGACGCCTGTCTTGGCAGTGAAATCATCAATAATCTGCCTGATACCAGGTTCCTGATTTGAGTCCCAAATCATGACTGACAAGGGCTCAGATGAGCTGGCAACAGCCTTTTTCTCTGCATCTCCAGCAGCGAACAAGATAGCACTTGCCACTATTGTGACAACCAGAAGCAAAACAATCCTTTTTTTCATAAAAACCTCCTAGGTTTAATGGAACCAAGTTAATTACCTATGCATTCTGTTCATAGAGAACAAATATCAAAAATTTTTAGTAAGTAATTACTTAGCATTACATTAATCCTAGGATAGTTTACAGATAATACCATGTAGAAATGTTACGAATACATGTAAAAATGTTCATAGTACAAACAGCATAATGAAGAAAAGAGACTTAACAGTTTGTGGGAAATACCTAATTCTTTCTATCGTCTTAGTTTATCAATTAACTCACAACAAACCAGATACATTCTTGGAATGTGGAATGGTCCTTTGTACATACTTCCCTTTAATGGTGTGGAAAGGGTGTTGTCTCGATGGAGGTACCCAAACCACTCGCCATACTCTTCATCGAGAAAATGAGTCTTGATGTATTTGTCTACTTGTTCAAATTGATGCAGATACTCCTGCTTCCCATTCATACTGTAGGCAAGTAGGTTTGCAATGGCTGCTTCACACTGAGGCCACCAGAATTTCATGTCATGCCAGTACTCGGTTGCACTCTTTCCCAGGGCATCACGGAAGTAGATGATCCCACCATACTCTTCATCCCAACCACGGGCAAACATCCAGTCCAACATCGTCATACCAAGGTGTGTAAGTTCGACATCACCACCCCGCCTCTTTGCTTCGGCGAGAATGAACCATGCGCCTTCTATAGCGTGCCCTGGGTTCAACAATCTGCCTTCGAAATGATCCAATTGCAACGTCCCATCAGGATTACACTGCTCTACTACCACTTTGAGTTCTGGACGGACAAAAAAGACCTCAATCTCCTTGATGTATCCATCAATGGAACGAGTCAGCTCCTCGCTCTTCTCAGGAAGTGCTTCTCTCAATTCACTGACGGTATTGAGAAGAATCATAGGAAGACCAAACCCCTTGCTCTCTCGCTCAAACTTGGGAACAAGCATACCTGGTTCCTGAAGATATCGTTCAACCTTCCTAAACAACTCATACGCCTTCATTGCATATTCAGGTTTATCAAAAGCCCTGCTATAGGCAGCAAAGCCGAGGATGGCAAAGGTCTCACTGAATACGTAGCGAATGCGCTTCACTACAGGATTTCCCTCTTGGCTCACCCGGAAATACATGCGTCCGTCAGAGGGGTCGAAACAGTGATTTTCAATGAAAGATACCAAGGAATCACACAACTCGCGGTATTCACTCCGCTTCTCCATCTGACGGTATGCTGTTGCATATACCCACAGTGCACGACCTTGGAACCAAACCGACTTCTCCGTCTCAAGCAAAGTCCCATTACGGTCTAAACCTGTATACAAGCCTCCATGTGTTTTATCAAATCCATATTGGAGCCAGAAGGGCAATACACTCTCCAGAAGCGTATTTTTGTAGTCGTGATAGAGTTGGTCAAATTTCTGATTCATAGATATATCCTCATTTCTTGTATTCTACTCCTTGATGCTTGCATTGTCATTATGATTCTTTGAAAAACTGCTCCTTGATTTGCCCATCCTCCTATGCCATGATAGCACCATGCATACAAAACAGAGTTTAATCAGGGACCTGGAACAGATGGGTCTTGACCCAAAAGGAACGGTACTAGCCCACTTCTCATACAAGAGCTTAGGCGAAGTTGAGGGAGGCCCCCAGACCGTAATCGATGCCATGGTCACCTATATGAAAGATGGTTTGATGGTATTTCCCACCCATACCTGGAACACAGTAAACAAGGATCAACCCTATCACAGTGTCAATGACACAGAGAGCTGCATCGGCATCATCCCAGAGTTGGCAAGAAAGGATGGACGAGGCCATCGTAGTGCACATCCAACCCATTCGGTAGCAGCGTTCGGAGCAGAAGCAGAAGCCTTCATTGCCGACGATCATATGCAGAATACTCCCTGTGGCCGTACAGGATCGTGGGGGAAGTTGCTTGATCGCAATGCAACCATTCTTTTGGTTGGCGTGGGACTCAATCGGGACACCTTCTTCCATGGAGTTGAAGAGTGGCTGGATATTCCTAACAGGTTGAGCGAAACGATGAATATGCTCTTCACCAGACTTGCTGATGGCACACTTATTCCTACCCCGGTCAAGAACCATACAGCACAAGTAGGAGAAAACTTTCCTCGAGTGGAACCCTATCTGAGAGAAAAAGGCATACTCAAGGAAGGAACGCTTGGGGATGCAACAGTGCGCTACCACAAGACCCAGCCAGCCTATGAAGCTGTGAGGGATTTGTTGCTGAAGGATCCAGATCTGTTTGGGGTACGATAGCTCTGACAAAGAGGTTTTACTCAGGAAATGCTGAACTCTCGCTGATCACCAAGTGCAAGGGAGCAAACTTCCTTGCACCCTCAAGAGAGTGTTTTTCCAACATTTGAGAAAGATACTCAACGGCAAGAGAGCCAAGTTCCAGACGCTGGTTCGACCAACGCGTCCAGTGCTCATGCCCACCTAACCAGTCATCTTCCAGCACAGCACCCCAGACATCCTGTCCAAGCTTCATCCCCATACGCTGTAAATCGCGTTCAAAAGGATCCAGCAAGAAGATACGGTCAAAGACAGCCACCTGACACTCCTTGACCAGGTTAAAATCATCATGACTCAAACGGTAGTGCTCATCAGCATCAACCACATGAACGGTGATCCCCCGTTTCTCAGCGGCAGCAAGCAAGAAGGAACGCTTGTCCTTTCTCGGTTCCCGTTCTTGTTCCTTCGTCTCAACATACACAAGGCACTGTTTCCGACATACAAGGGCAAGATGGTCAACCATCTTCTCAATGACCTCTTGGTAGGCGAAAGTCACCCAATGGGTATGTGCTTCGGCAACCTCACGTCTTCCGACAAACACCAAGGGGAAGTGGGCTTTCACCAAGCGTTCAACGCCCTTGTCATCGCGGTTCACACCCATCATGACAGCACCATCGGCAAGCGCAATCCTGCTCGAATTCTCTTCAGTGGGGCGGTTGTTCAGAATCAGGATGTCATACCCCAATTTTTCAGCAGTTTCCTGGATTCCCACAAAGAACCGATAGTATTCATTCTCAGACTCTACGGGGAACATCGGCTCATACGTAAAGACGGCAATAAGGGTAGTTGATCCACTCTTGAGCTTTCTTGCTGCCATGTTGGGCACATAGCCCAACCGTTCAGCACACTCAAGAATTTTCTCCTTGGTCTGTTTCCCCACACGGATACTCTTGCCGTCCTTACCATTGAGAACAGCAGAGACTGATGCATATGATACGTGGGCCTCTCTGGCAACATCTTGCAGTGTGACCCGTTTGAACGTTTTCATCCCAAAAATGCTCCTGCAGTACGCAGTTTAGCATGTAAAACGTCCATGGGTATATGAAAAAGGTCCTTTCCTGTCTCGATGGCTACTGCAACGGCAGTGCCAGCACCCTGCCCGATCGCCCCACTGGAGGGACTGACACGGAGGCTTGCATGAGCTGCGAACTCGCAGCTGATGTTCCTTCCTGCGGCCAATACATTACTCACCTGTTCATTGAGCAGACTTCCCAGAGGAATAGTGTAATACCCACCATCCCTAAGGAAACGGGAATCAGTTGCAGCCCCGTCGGGGGAATGGATATCGATGGGATACCCACATGCTGAAATGGCATCATCAAAAACTCTCTCAGAAAGCAAATCCTCTACAGAGATTCTATAAGACCCCTTCAGACGGCGAGAACTTCGAACCCCGATACGTGGTCCACTATAGGTCATTCTTGCCTGCTCAAAGCCTGGGATATGTTTCTTGAGGAATCCATACAGCTCCCAAACCTGGCGCCGACCTTCCATCTCTGCTTCACTGAGCTGGATGGGATCAACTGGATTCTTTTCCAAGACCCGAGTCATATTCACGATGACCTCATTCTTGGCATTGGTCTCAAAACAGAGCACAATATCTCGATCAAACGTAATTTCTCCTGTTTCCATGCCTTGGCGCATGATATCCTGGAAACCGGAAAAGGAGAGTCTGCTTGCCCTATGCTGAATTCCAGGGTTTGGGGACAGGAAAGGGAACAGCTCGACATTTGTGTCCATCAAGTTCCTGATCGTCTGGATATCGACATCAACAAGCTTGAAGTTCATCGTCATTGGCTGGTCCTTGCCGTCCTCTTCTCTGCCCTGTTCGAAGGGGATGCCTGCCATGGCAATCAAGTCTGCATCCCCAGAAGCGTCAATGAAATAGGAAGACGAAAGGGTGAAAAGGTTTCCAGCGCAGAGACAGGTAATGCTCTTCAGTATTCCCTGATCGGTCACAGCCTTCACGATTGTGGTATGGAAGAGCAACTTCACTCCTGCTTCCTGAACCATCAATTCCAACTCTCGTTTCATACCTTCAGC
This sequence is a window from uncultured Sphaerochaeta sp.. Protein-coding genes within it:
- a CDS encoding AraC family transcriptional regulator yields the protein MPENELLIKAARFVGLDGLKKSAIDLALSYCGIQQCSPLHNNGPEIRDTSFIHIISSGKGVLKIQGKEYVLGEHQAFLIPAGISAQYTADRHDPWTYMWVGFSGLMSEESMAMAGFSFEHPVRSVGNESILKHDIEGMIETYHLTFTNELRRNGCFFHFIAHLIEDYQAQGVIGSESNLQSAQYARKVYHYIMENFAESIKIQDLANEIGISRNYLYSCFKEVYKVSPKQFLDTVRMEHAASLLVSKYMNIGEVAHCVGFDDELAFSKAFKEFHYVSPTEFRKQLRTKRMVSRPPRSCSTISYS
- a CDS encoding alpha-glucosidase/alpha-galactosidase, which gives rise to MKITFLGAGSTVFARNVLGDCLGTPVLQEAEMALYDIDPKRLEESRAILEAMNQSINRGRAKIVVYPGLENLRSALKGARFIVNAIQVGGYEPSTVIDFEIPKKYGLHQTIADTLGIGGIMRALRTIPVMNEFAKAIEEVCPDALLLNYSNPMAMLSGYMQRYTGVKNVGLCHSVQVCSETLLKGLGMEDKLEGRVETIAGINHMAWLLSLHDREGNDLYPEIKKRALRKNQAEKHDDMVRYEYIKYFGYYCTESSEHNAEYNPFFIKKAYPGLIEDYNIPLDEYPRRCVSQIADWAEEKKRIFNKATITHKRSLEYASHIMEAVVTDIPYKINGNVLNTHLIDNLPVEACVEVPCLIDGNGVNPCHIGPLPVQLAAMNMTNINVQLLTIEAAVSKRKEAIYHAAMLDPHTAAELSIDDIVKMCDEMIEAHGTFMELYR
- a CDS encoding carbohydrate ABC transporter permease; this encodes MRRKSLPSTIIMHGVLIIVSLVMIVPFLWMILTSFKTVGEAVQLDPFVFFPSELRMEAFTRVFTTNNFLNLYKNTLLMIAFRILCAIVTASMAGFAFGRLRFWGSNLAFSLVLVQMMIPPQIFIIPQYQMISMMGMTNTIFALVFPGLVTAFGTFLMRQAYKILPKDLEEAAKLDGLSIGKTFLFILAPLTKSCMVALSVFTAVFAYKDLMWPMIVNTSKDSLVLASALAKMKGQYVSNYPELMAASLIACVPMIVLYFIFQKQFIEGIATSGGKL
- a CDS encoding sugar ABC transporter permease, with protein sequence MKHRSLRSATATNTFFWGWALILPTVIGLLVLNIIPMIATIYQSFHKTGDFGRGNIFIGFKNFQKLFSDEAVLQSIINTLKYTIAQVPFSVFIALVLAVMLNRKIIGRSVYRTIYFMPMVVAPAAIAMVWRWLYNSEFGLINNLFNLDINWISNPSIAVFSIAIIGIWSDIGYNMILFLAGLQEVPKDYYEAADLDGASAVQSFLHITVPMISPILFFVIVTRMIAAMQVFDTIFMVMERSNPALYKTQSLVFLFYESSFVERDLGYGSTIVVVLLLIIMLITALQMIAQRKWVHYN
- a CDS encoding sugar ABC transporter substrate-binding protein, whose amino-acid sequence is MKKRIVLLLVVTIVASAILFAAGDAEKKAVASSSEPLSVMIWDSNQEPGIRQIIDDFTAKTGVKAEVQVVDWNNYWTLLSAGAQGGSLPDVFWMHSNESQRYMSNDMLLDVTDRIAKSSLIDPSNYPEDIWSLYTYNKKYYAVPKDIDTIALWYNKTLFDEAGVAYPDENWTWDDLYEAAKKLTKADGSVYGFTNVNSNNQAGWYNLIYSNNGYVISEDKTKSGMDHPNTIEAMKWMEKMINEDLMPPQHVMSESGEDVLLQSGKTAMTMQGSWMVAAFRDNEYSYNNCDVAMLPLNKKTGRRASIYNGLGWAISADTPRADDAWKLVEYFGSEEGQLKQAELGITMSAYKDTSEKWKNSVPQFNLQAYLNMQDDMVIRPFSRNTVKWENAVLDVMLKVWSKEMTMEAGCKEAARQMNEILAEE
- a CDS encoding AGE family epimerase/isomerase, encoding MNQKFDQLYHDYKNTLLESVLPFWLQYGFDKTHGGLYTGLDRNGTLLETEKSVWFQGRALWVYATAYRQMEKRSEYRELCDSLVSFIENHCFDPSDGRMYFRVSQEGNPVVKRIRYVFSETFAILGFAAYSRAFDKPEYAMKAYELFRKVERYLQEPGMLVPKFERESKGFGLPMILLNTVSELREALPEKSEELTRSIDGYIKEIEVFFVRPELKVVVEQCNPDGTLQLDHFEGRLLNPGHAIEGAWFILAEAKRRGGDVELTHLGMTMLDWMFARGWDEEYGGIIYFRDALGKSATEYWHDMKFWWPQCEAAIANLLAYSMNGKQEYLHQFEQVDKYIKTHFLDEEYGEWFGYLHRDNTLSTPLKGSMYKGPFHIPRMYLVCCELIDKLRR
- a CDS encoding AAC(3) family N-acetyltransferase, coding for MHTKQSLIRDLEQMGLDPKGTVLAHFSYKSLGEVEGGPQTVIDAMVTYMKDGLMVFPTHTWNTVNKDQPYHSVNDTESCIGIIPELARKDGRGHRSAHPTHSVAAFGAEAEAFIADDHMQNTPCGRTGSWGKLLDRNATILLVGVGLNRDTFFHGVEEWLDIPNRLSETMNMLFTRLADGTLIPTPVKNHTAQVGENFPRVEPYLREKGILKEGTLGDATVRYHKTQPAYEAVRDLLLKDPDLFGVR
- a CDS encoding LacI family DNA-binding transcriptional regulator, producing the protein MKTFKRVTLQDVAREAHVSYASVSAVLNGKDGKSIRVGKQTKEKILECAERLGYVPNMAARKLKSGSTTLIAVFTYEPMFPVESENEYYRFFVGIQETAEKLGYDILILNNRPTEENSSRIALADGAVMMGVNRDDKGVERLVKAHFPLVFVGRREVAEAHTHWVTFAYQEVIEKMVDHLALVCRKQCLVYVETKEQEREPRKDKRSFLLAAAEKRGITVHVVDADEHYRLSHDDFNLVKECQVAVFDRIFLLDPFERDLQRMGMKLGQDVWGAVLEDDWLGGHEHWTRWSNQRLELGSLAVEYLSQMLEKHSLEGARKFAPLHLVISESSAFPE
- a CDS encoding FAD-dependent oxidoreductase; the encoded protein is MNALYDTHYDLIVVGGGIAGSMAAIAAGREGLSVLLIEEEGFLGGSLTAGGTGPMMTFHAGETQVVRGLPDEMIQRLMGKGLSVGHIPDSTGYTYTVTPFDAEGMKRELELMVQEAGVKLLFHTTIVKAVTDQGILKSITCLCAGNLFTLSSSYFIDASGDADLIAMAGIPFEQGREEDGKDQPMTMNFKLVDVDIQTIRNLMDTNVELFPFLSPNPGIQHRASRLSFSGFQDIMRQGMETGEITFDRDIVLCFETNAKNEVIVNMTRVLEKNPVDPIQLSEAEMEGRRQVWELYGFLKKHIPGFEQARMTYSGPRIGVRSSRRLKGSYRISVEDLLSERVFDDAISACGYPIDIHSPDGAATDSRFLRDGGYYTIPLGSLLNEQVSNVLAAGRNISCEFAAHASLRVSPSSGAIGQGAGTAVAVAIETGKDLFHIPMDVLHAKLRTAGAFLG